A stretch of the Malus sylvestris chromosome 10, drMalSylv7.2, whole genome shotgun sequence genome encodes the following:
- the LOC126587994 gene encoding phospholipase A I-like isoform X1 has protein sequence MSWGLGWKRPSEIFHLMLNYGTEGPPETFDRTSSASSSSSSSLSSVANQDQELGFRIDLDWQAGDDEEQVALRLKSQLMVALPMPQDTVVVELRIEEAEEANVGVDMRVVRRREPLRAVTMTKTVGSSQQSDGTGVLTRLLRSNFASTMPAVADGEAACGVHWQCVTIVNLSGCGLSVLPVELTQLPLLEKLYLDNNKLSILPSELGELKSLKVLRVDYNMLVSVPLELRQCVGLVELSLEHNKLVRPLLDFRAMAELRVLRLFGNPLEFLPEILPLHKLHHLSLANIRIVADDNLRSVNVQIEMENSSYFGASRHKLSAFFSLIFRFSSCHHPLLASALAKIMQDQGNRAVVGKDENAVRQLISMISSDNRHVVEQACSALSSLAADVSIAMQLMKSDIMQPIETVLKSMPQGEVISVLQVVVKLAFASDAVAQKMLTKDVLKSLKLLCAHKTTEVQRLALLAVGNLAFCLENRRIMVTSESLCELLMRLTAAPEARVHKAAARALAILGENGLLRRAIRGRPVPKQGLRILSMDGGGMKGLATVQILKAIEKGTGKQIHELFDLICGTSTGGMLAVALGIKLMSLDKCEEIYKNLGKHVFAEPAPKDNEAATWREKLDQLYKSSSQSFRVVVHGSKHSADQFERLLKEMCADEDGDLLIDSAVKNIPKVFVVSTLVSVMPAQPFLFRNYQYPAGTLEVPPAISESSGITGPPPGCAEGYKRSAFIGTCKHQVWQAIRASSAAPYYLDDFSDDVNRWQDGAIVANNPTIFSIREAQLLWPDTKIDCLVSIGCGSVPTKVRKGGWRYLDTGQVLIESACSVERVEEALSTLLPMLPGIQYFRFNPVDERCDMELDETDPAVWMKLEDAVEEYIQKNSLVLKDACERLLMPFQHDEKWSENLRSQHVPKSKASSDGEKGPSLGWRRNVLLVEASHSPNSGRTQNHAHALESFCARNGIRLSLMQGISGFLKTVPATTFPTPFASPLFPPSIPSSPLFYSPDFGPQRVGRIDMVPPLSLDAQSGKGAVSPPESPLGPRQLSLPVQSLHEKLQNSPQVGIVHLALQNDSLGSILSWQNDVFVVAEPGELADNFLQSVKLSLISAMRNRRRKADSSFANISTISDLVACRPYFQLGGIVHRYMGRQTQVMDDGQEIGAYLFRRTVPSIHLTPDDVRWMVGAWRDRIIVCTGTYGPTPPLIKAFLDSGAKAVISSLAQPPETQLTALHGSAEFSAFENGKFEIGEEDAEDEIEDEEAEPSSPLSDWEDSENGDPSTGFWDDDEEEVSQFVCHLYESLFREGASVDAALRQALASHRKLRYSCHLPSVH, from the exons ATGTCTTGGGGACTGGGATGGAAGCGGCCCTCGGAGATCTTCCATCTCATGCTCAATTACGGCACCGAGGGTCCGCCGGAGACCTTCGACCGTACGTCTTCGGCTTCGTCCTCGTCCTCGTCGTCCTTGTCTTCCGTGGCGAATCAGGATCAGGAATTAGGGTTTCGGATCGACTTGGATTGGCAGGCTGGAGATGATGAGGAGCAGGTGGCTCTGAGGCTCAAGTCGCAGCTAATGGTGGCGTTGCCGATGCCTCAGGACACGGTGGTGGTTGAATTGAGGATCGAGGAAGCTGAGGAGGCTAATGTGGGTGTGGACATGAGAGTCGTGAGGCGCAGAGAGCCTTTGAGAGCCGTGACCATGACCAAGACGGTCGGCTCCAGCCAGCAAAGCGATGGCACTGGAGTCTTGACTCGTTTGTTGCGCTCCAATTTCGCTTCGACAATGCCTGCGGTTGCCGACGGCGAGGCGGCCTGCGGTGTGCATTGGCAGTGCGTCACCATCGTCAATCTGAGTGGTTGTGGGTTGTCG GTTTTACCAGTAGAGCTAACTCAACTGCCTCTTCTCGAAAAGCTGTACCTTGATAACAATAAGTTGTCAATTTTGCCTTCTGAGCTTGGCGAACTGAAAAGCTTAAAAGTCCTCAGGGTAGACTACAACATGCTGGTTTCAGTACCTT TAGAGCTAAGACAGTGTGTTGGATTAGTGGAACTTTCATTGGAACACAACAAGCTTGTACGGCCTTTGCTTGATTTCAG GGCTATGGCTGAGCTACGAGTTCTTAGGCTATTTGGAAACCCTCTTGAATTTCTTCCTGAAATCCTGCCTCTCCACAAACTTCATCACTTGTCTCTTGCGAATATCAGGATTGTGGCAGATGATAACTTGAGATCAGTGAATGTGCAAATAGAG ATGGAAAATAGTTCCTATTTTGGTGCGTCTAGGCATAAGCTAAGCGCCTTTTTCTCTCTTATATTTCGGTTTTCTTCTTGTCATCACCCTTTACTAGCATCTGCACTTGCAAAGATTATGCAAGACCAAGGAAATCGCGCAGTCGTTGGCAAAGATGAGAATGCAGTGAGGCAGCTTATAAGTATGATAAGCAGTGACAACCGTCATGTG GTTGAACAAGCATGTTCTGCTCTTTCATCTCTTGCTGCAGATGTTTCAATTGCCATGCAGTTGATGAAATCCGACATTATGCAACCAATCGAGACAGTGTTGAAGTCTATGCCCCAGGGGGAAGTAATTTCTGTGTTGCAAGTTGTGGTGAAGCTGGCTTTTGCATCTGATGCTGTAGCTCAGAAGATGCTGACCAAGGATGTATTGAAATCTTTGAAATTATTGTGTGCCCACAAAACCACTGAG GTACAAAGATTAGCTTTGTTGGCAGTAGGTAATTTGGCCTTCTGTTTGGAGAATCGCCGTATTATGGTTACTTCTGAAAGCTTGTGCGAACTTCTAATGCGCTTGACGGCTGCACCTGAGGCCCGTGTGCATAAAGCTGCGGCTCGTGCTTTGGCGATTCTCG GGGAGAATGGACTCCTGCGACGTGCCATAAGGGGGAGACCAGTGCCAAAGCAAGGACTGCGCATACTTTCAATGGATGGTGGTGGTATGAAAGGTCTGGCAACTGTACAAATTCTTAAAGCAATTGAGAAGGGAACTGGAAAACAGATACATGAGTTGTTTGACCTCATATGCGGCACATCAACTGGTGGAATGCTTGCTGTTGCACTTGGCATTAAGCTAATGTCATTAGACAAATGTGAAGAAATATACAAAAATCTTG GAAAACATGTCTTTGCTGAACCTGCTCCAAAGGATAATGAAGCTGCAACTTGGAGAGAGAAGTTGGATCAGCTCTATAAAAGTTCGTCCCAGAGTTTTAGAGTTGTTGTACATGGATCTAAA CATAGTGCAGATCAGTTTGAGAGATTGTTGAAGGAAATGTGTGCCGATGAGGATGGGGATCTGTTAATAGACTCTGCAGTGAAAAACATTCCCAAAGTTTTTGTTGTATCAACTTTGGTGAGCGTGATGCCAGCTCAGCCTTTCCTATTCCGAAATTATCAG TATCCTGCGGGAACACTAGAAGTGCCTCCTGCAATTTCAGAGAGTTCTGGCATAACTGGACCACCTCCTGGATGTGCTGAAGGCTATAAGCGCAGTGCCTTTATAGGAACCTGTAAGCATCAAGTATGGCAAGCTATAAGAGCATCATCTGCTGCTCCGTATTATCTTGATGATTTCTCAGATG ATGTGAATCGTTGGCAAGATGGTGCAATAGTGGCAAACAATCCTACAATCTTTTCCATTAGAGAAGCACAACTTTTATGGCCAGACACAAAAATTGACTGCTTAGTTTCCATTGGCTGTGGTTCTGTTCCAACGAAG GTGCGAAAAGGTGGTTGGCGTTATCTAGATACTGGTCAGGTATTGATAGAAAGTGCATGCTCTGTGGAACGGGTGGAGGAAGCTTTGAGCACACTGCTACCCATGCTCCCTGGAATACAATATTTTCGGTTTAATCCAG TTGATGAACGCTGTGATATGGAACTGGATGAGACTGATCCTGCAGTCTGGATGAAATTGGAAGATGCAGTTGAGGAATATATTCAGAAAAATTCTCTTGTACTTAAGGATGCCTGTGAGAGACTACTTATGCCATTCCAACATGATGAGAAGTGGTCCGAGAATTTAAGATCTCAACATGTCCCTAAGTCAAAGGCATCAAGTGACG GGGAAAAAGGCCCATCTCTAGGTTGGAGGCGTAATGTACTACTTGTTGAAGCTTCACATAGCCCCAATTCTGGTCGCACTCAGAACCATGCTCATGCACTTGAGTCATTTTGTGCTCGTAATGGAATACGATTATCGCTAATGCAAGGCATATCAGGATTTTTGAAAACAGTACCAGCAACAACATTCCCAACGCCATTTGCATCACCTTTATTTCCTCCAAGCATCCCATCAAGTCCACTTTTCTACAGTCCTGATTTTGGCCCACAGAGGGTTGGCCGAATCGATATGGTCCCACCTTTAAGCTTAGATGCGCAGTCTGGAAAAGGAGCTGTGTCACCACCTGAGTCTCCTTTAGGACCTAGACAGCTTTCTTTACCCGTCCAGTCATTGCACGAGAAGTTACAGAACTCGCCCCAAGTGGGCATTGTACATTTAGCCCTTCAAAATGACTCACTTGGCTCGATATTAAG TTGGCAGAATGATGTATTTGTGGTTGCTGAACCCGGAGAGCTTGCAGATAATTTTCTTCAGAGTGTGAAACTGAGTTTGATATCAGCAATGCGAAACCGCCGCAGGAAGGCTGATTCATCGTTCGCCAATATTTCAACTATTTCTGATTTGGTTGCATGTAGACCATACTTCCAACTTGGAGGCATCGTTCACCGTTATATGGGACGCCAAACTCAA GTTATGGACGACGGCCAAGAAATTGGAGCATATTTGTTTCGTAGAACTGTCCCTTCTATCCATTTAACACCCGATGATGTTCGCTGGATG GTCGGAGCTTGGAGAGATAGGATCATTGTTTGCACAGGGACATATGGACCTACGCCACCACTGATTAAAGCATTTTTAGACTCTGGCGCTAAAGCTGTTATAAGTTCTTTAGCTCAGCCCCCGGAAACACAGCTGACAGCACTCCACGGATCTGCAGAGTTCAGTGCTTTTGAAAACGGGAAGTTTGAGATTGGCGAGGAAGACGCTGAAGATGAAATCGAAGATGAGGAGGCTGAGCCTAGCAGTCCGCTGAGTGACTGGGAAGATAGTGAAAACGGGGACCCGTCTACAGGTTTTTGGGATGACGATGAGGAAGAGGTGTCGCAATTTGTTTGTCATTTATACGAGTCACTGTTTCGAGAGGGCGCGAGCGTGGATGCTGCTCTACGACAAGCTCTTGCCTCGCATCGGAAGTTGAGGTATTCATGCCATCTTCCCAGTGTACACTAG
- the LOC126587994 gene encoding phospholipase A I-like isoform X3: protein MAELRVLRLFGNPLEFLPEILPLHKLHHLSLANIRIVADDNLRSVNVQIEMENSSYFGASRHKLSAFFSLIFRFSSCHHPLLASALAKIMQDQGNRAVVGKDENAVRQLISMISSDNRHVVEQACSALSSLAADVSIAMQLMKSDIMQPIETVLKSMPQGEVISVLQVVVKLAFASDAVAQKMLTKDVLKSLKLLCAHKTTEVQRLALLAVGNLAFCLENRRIMVTSESLCELLMRLTAAPEARVHKAAARALAILGENGLLRRAIRGRPVPKQGLRILSMDGGGMKGLATVQILKAIEKGTGKQIHELFDLICGTSTGGMLAVALGIKLMSLDKCEEIYKNLGKHVFAEPAPKDNEAATWREKLDQLYKSSSQSFRVVVHGSKHSADQFERLLKEMCADEDGDLLIDSAVKNIPKVFVVSTLVSVMPAQPFLFRNYQYPAGTLEVPPAISESSGITGPPPGCAEGYKRSAFIGTCKHQVWQAIRASSAAPYYLDDFSDDVNRWQDGAIVANNPTIFSIREAQLLWPDTKIDCLVSIGCGSVPTKVRKGGWRYLDTGQVLIESACSVERVEEALSTLLPMLPGIQYFRFNPVDERCDMELDETDPAVWMKLEDAVEEYIQKNSLVLKDACERLLMPFQHDEKWSENLRSQHVPKSKASSDGEKGPSLGWRRNVLLVEASHSPNSGRTQNHAHALESFCARNGIRLSLMQGISGFLKTVPATTFPTPFASPLFPPSIPSSPLFYSPDFGPQRVGRIDMVPPLSLDAQSGKGAVSPPESPLGPRQLSLPVQSLHEKLQNSPQVGIVHLALQNDSLGSILSWQNDVFVVAEPGELADNFLQSVKLSLISAMRNRRRKADSSFANISTISDLVACRPYFQLGGIVHRYMGRQTQVMDDGQEIGAYLFRRTVPSIHLTPDDVRWMVGAWRDRIIVCTGTYGPTPPLIKAFLDSGAKAVISSLAQPPETQLTALHGSAEFSAFENGKFEIGEEDAEDEIEDEEAEPSSPLSDWEDSENGDPSTGFWDDDEEEVSQFVCHLYESLFREGASVDAALRQALASHRKLRYSCHLPSVH from the exons ATGGCTGAGCTACGAGTTCTTAGGCTATTTGGAAACCCTCTTGAATTTCTTCCTGAAATCCTGCCTCTCCACAAACTTCATCACTTGTCTCTTGCGAATATCAGGATTGTGGCAGATGATAACTTGAGATCAGTGAATGTGCAAATAGAG ATGGAAAATAGTTCCTATTTTGGTGCGTCTAGGCATAAGCTAAGCGCCTTTTTCTCTCTTATATTTCGGTTTTCTTCTTGTCATCACCCTTTACTAGCATCTGCACTTGCAAAGATTATGCAAGACCAAGGAAATCGCGCAGTCGTTGGCAAAGATGAGAATGCAGTGAGGCAGCTTATAAGTATGATAAGCAGTGACAACCGTCATGTG GTTGAACAAGCATGTTCTGCTCTTTCATCTCTTGCTGCAGATGTTTCAATTGCCATGCAGTTGATGAAATCCGACATTATGCAACCAATCGAGACAGTGTTGAAGTCTATGCCCCAGGGGGAAGTAATTTCTGTGTTGCAAGTTGTGGTGAAGCTGGCTTTTGCATCTGATGCTGTAGCTCAGAAGATGCTGACCAAGGATGTATTGAAATCTTTGAAATTATTGTGTGCCCACAAAACCACTGAG GTACAAAGATTAGCTTTGTTGGCAGTAGGTAATTTGGCCTTCTGTTTGGAGAATCGCCGTATTATGGTTACTTCTGAAAGCTTGTGCGAACTTCTAATGCGCTTGACGGCTGCACCTGAGGCCCGTGTGCATAAAGCTGCGGCTCGTGCTTTGGCGATTCTCG GGGAGAATGGACTCCTGCGACGTGCCATAAGGGGGAGACCAGTGCCAAAGCAAGGACTGCGCATACTTTCAATGGATGGTGGTGGTATGAAAGGTCTGGCAACTGTACAAATTCTTAAAGCAATTGAGAAGGGAACTGGAAAACAGATACATGAGTTGTTTGACCTCATATGCGGCACATCAACTGGTGGAATGCTTGCTGTTGCACTTGGCATTAAGCTAATGTCATTAGACAAATGTGAAGAAATATACAAAAATCTTG GAAAACATGTCTTTGCTGAACCTGCTCCAAAGGATAATGAAGCTGCAACTTGGAGAGAGAAGTTGGATCAGCTCTATAAAAGTTCGTCCCAGAGTTTTAGAGTTGTTGTACATGGATCTAAA CATAGTGCAGATCAGTTTGAGAGATTGTTGAAGGAAATGTGTGCCGATGAGGATGGGGATCTGTTAATAGACTCTGCAGTGAAAAACATTCCCAAAGTTTTTGTTGTATCAACTTTGGTGAGCGTGATGCCAGCTCAGCCTTTCCTATTCCGAAATTATCAG TATCCTGCGGGAACACTAGAAGTGCCTCCTGCAATTTCAGAGAGTTCTGGCATAACTGGACCACCTCCTGGATGTGCTGAAGGCTATAAGCGCAGTGCCTTTATAGGAACCTGTAAGCATCAAGTATGGCAAGCTATAAGAGCATCATCTGCTGCTCCGTATTATCTTGATGATTTCTCAGATG ATGTGAATCGTTGGCAAGATGGTGCAATAGTGGCAAACAATCCTACAATCTTTTCCATTAGAGAAGCACAACTTTTATGGCCAGACACAAAAATTGACTGCTTAGTTTCCATTGGCTGTGGTTCTGTTCCAACGAAG GTGCGAAAAGGTGGTTGGCGTTATCTAGATACTGGTCAGGTATTGATAGAAAGTGCATGCTCTGTGGAACGGGTGGAGGAAGCTTTGAGCACACTGCTACCCATGCTCCCTGGAATACAATATTTTCGGTTTAATCCAG TTGATGAACGCTGTGATATGGAACTGGATGAGACTGATCCTGCAGTCTGGATGAAATTGGAAGATGCAGTTGAGGAATATATTCAGAAAAATTCTCTTGTACTTAAGGATGCCTGTGAGAGACTACTTATGCCATTCCAACATGATGAGAAGTGGTCCGAGAATTTAAGATCTCAACATGTCCCTAAGTCAAAGGCATCAAGTGACG GGGAAAAAGGCCCATCTCTAGGTTGGAGGCGTAATGTACTACTTGTTGAAGCTTCACATAGCCCCAATTCTGGTCGCACTCAGAACCATGCTCATGCACTTGAGTCATTTTGTGCTCGTAATGGAATACGATTATCGCTAATGCAAGGCATATCAGGATTTTTGAAAACAGTACCAGCAACAACATTCCCAACGCCATTTGCATCACCTTTATTTCCTCCAAGCATCCCATCAAGTCCACTTTTCTACAGTCCTGATTTTGGCCCACAGAGGGTTGGCCGAATCGATATGGTCCCACCTTTAAGCTTAGATGCGCAGTCTGGAAAAGGAGCTGTGTCACCACCTGAGTCTCCTTTAGGACCTAGACAGCTTTCTTTACCCGTCCAGTCATTGCACGAGAAGTTACAGAACTCGCCCCAAGTGGGCATTGTACATTTAGCCCTTCAAAATGACTCACTTGGCTCGATATTAAG TTGGCAGAATGATGTATTTGTGGTTGCTGAACCCGGAGAGCTTGCAGATAATTTTCTTCAGAGTGTGAAACTGAGTTTGATATCAGCAATGCGAAACCGCCGCAGGAAGGCTGATTCATCGTTCGCCAATATTTCAACTATTTCTGATTTGGTTGCATGTAGACCATACTTCCAACTTGGAGGCATCGTTCACCGTTATATGGGACGCCAAACTCAA GTTATGGACGACGGCCAAGAAATTGGAGCATATTTGTTTCGTAGAACTGTCCCTTCTATCCATTTAACACCCGATGATGTTCGCTGGATG GTCGGAGCTTGGAGAGATAGGATCATTGTTTGCACAGGGACATATGGACCTACGCCACCACTGATTAAAGCATTTTTAGACTCTGGCGCTAAAGCTGTTATAAGTTCTTTAGCTCAGCCCCCGGAAACACAGCTGACAGCACTCCACGGATCTGCAGAGTTCAGTGCTTTTGAAAACGGGAAGTTTGAGATTGGCGAGGAAGACGCTGAAGATGAAATCGAAGATGAGGAGGCTGAGCCTAGCAGTCCGCTGAGTGACTGGGAAGATAGTGAAAACGGGGACCCGTCTACAGGTTTTTGGGATGACGATGAGGAAGAGGTGTCGCAATTTGTTTGTCATTTATACGAGTCACTGTTTCGAGAGGGCGCGAGCGTGGATGCTGCTCTACGACAAGCTCTTGCCTCGCATCGGAAGTTGAGGTATTCATGCCATCTTCCCAGTGTACACTAG
- the LOC126587994 gene encoding phospholipase A I-like isoform X2 translates to MSWGLGWKRPSEIFHLMLNYGTEGPPETFDRTSSASSSSSSSLSSVANQDQELGFRIDLDWQAGDDEEQVALRLKSQLMVALPMPQDTVVVELRIEEAEEANVGVDMRVVRRREPLRAVTMTKTVGSSQQSDGTGVLTRLLRSNFASTMPAVADGEAACGVHWQCVTIVNLSGCGLSVLPVELTQLPLLEKLYLDNNKLSILPSELGELKSLKVLRVDYNMLVSVPLELRQCVGLVELSLEHNKLVRPLLDFRAMAELRVLRLFGNPLEFLPEILPLHKLHHLSLANIRIVADDNLRSVNVQIEMENSSYFGASRHKLSAFFSLIFRFSSCHHPLLASALAKIMQDQGNRAVVGKDENAVRQLISMISSDNRHVVEQACSALSSLAADVSIAMQLMKSDIMQPIETVLKSMPQGEVISVLQVVVKLAFASDAVAQKMLTKDVLKSLKLLCAHKTTEVQRLALLAVGNLAFCLENRRIMVTSESLCELLMRLTAAPEARVHKAAARALAILGENGLLRRAIRGRPVPKQGLRILSMDGGGMKGLATVQILKAIEKGTGKQIHELFDLICGTSTGGMLAVALGIKLMSLDKCEEIYKNLGKHVFAEPAPKDNEAATWREKLDQLYKSSSQSFRVVVHGSKHSADQFERLLKEMCADEDGDLLIDSAVKNIPKVFVVSTLVSVMPAQPFLFRNYQYPAGTLEVPPAISESSGITGPPPGCAEGYKRSAFIGTCKHQVWQAIRASSAAPYYLDDFSDDVNRWQDGAIVANNPTIFSIREAQLLWPDTKIDCLVSIGCGSVPTKVRKGGWRYLDTGQVLIESACSVERVEEALSTLLPMLPGIQYFRFNPVDERCDMELDETDPAVWMKLEDAVEEYIQKNSLVLKDACERLLMPFQHDEKWSENLRSQHVPKSKASREKGPSLGWRRNVLLVEASHSPNSGRTQNHAHALESFCARNGIRLSLMQGISGFLKTVPATTFPTPFASPLFPPSIPSSPLFYSPDFGPQRVGRIDMVPPLSLDAQSGKGAVSPPESPLGPRQLSLPVQSLHEKLQNSPQVGIVHLALQNDSLGSILSWQNDVFVVAEPGELADNFLQSVKLSLISAMRNRRRKADSSFANISTISDLVACRPYFQLGGIVHRYMGRQTQVMDDGQEIGAYLFRRTVPSIHLTPDDVRWMVGAWRDRIIVCTGTYGPTPPLIKAFLDSGAKAVISSLAQPPETQLTALHGSAEFSAFENGKFEIGEEDAEDEIEDEEAEPSSPLSDWEDSENGDPSTGFWDDDEEEVSQFVCHLYESLFREGASVDAALRQALASHRKLRYSCHLPSVH, encoded by the exons ATGTCTTGGGGACTGGGATGGAAGCGGCCCTCGGAGATCTTCCATCTCATGCTCAATTACGGCACCGAGGGTCCGCCGGAGACCTTCGACCGTACGTCTTCGGCTTCGTCCTCGTCCTCGTCGTCCTTGTCTTCCGTGGCGAATCAGGATCAGGAATTAGGGTTTCGGATCGACTTGGATTGGCAGGCTGGAGATGATGAGGAGCAGGTGGCTCTGAGGCTCAAGTCGCAGCTAATGGTGGCGTTGCCGATGCCTCAGGACACGGTGGTGGTTGAATTGAGGATCGAGGAAGCTGAGGAGGCTAATGTGGGTGTGGACATGAGAGTCGTGAGGCGCAGAGAGCCTTTGAGAGCCGTGACCATGACCAAGACGGTCGGCTCCAGCCAGCAAAGCGATGGCACTGGAGTCTTGACTCGTTTGTTGCGCTCCAATTTCGCTTCGACAATGCCTGCGGTTGCCGACGGCGAGGCGGCCTGCGGTGTGCATTGGCAGTGCGTCACCATCGTCAATCTGAGTGGTTGTGGGTTGTCG GTTTTACCAGTAGAGCTAACTCAACTGCCTCTTCTCGAAAAGCTGTACCTTGATAACAATAAGTTGTCAATTTTGCCTTCTGAGCTTGGCGAACTGAAAAGCTTAAAAGTCCTCAGGGTAGACTACAACATGCTGGTTTCAGTACCTT TAGAGCTAAGACAGTGTGTTGGATTAGTGGAACTTTCATTGGAACACAACAAGCTTGTACGGCCTTTGCTTGATTTCAG GGCTATGGCTGAGCTACGAGTTCTTAGGCTATTTGGAAACCCTCTTGAATTTCTTCCTGAAATCCTGCCTCTCCACAAACTTCATCACTTGTCTCTTGCGAATATCAGGATTGTGGCAGATGATAACTTGAGATCAGTGAATGTGCAAATAGAG ATGGAAAATAGTTCCTATTTTGGTGCGTCTAGGCATAAGCTAAGCGCCTTTTTCTCTCTTATATTTCGGTTTTCTTCTTGTCATCACCCTTTACTAGCATCTGCACTTGCAAAGATTATGCAAGACCAAGGAAATCGCGCAGTCGTTGGCAAAGATGAGAATGCAGTGAGGCAGCTTATAAGTATGATAAGCAGTGACAACCGTCATGTG GTTGAACAAGCATGTTCTGCTCTTTCATCTCTTGCTGCAGATGTTTCAATTGCCATGCAGTTGATGAAATCCGACATTATGCAACCAATCGAGACAGTGTTGAAGTCTATGCCCCAGGGGGAAGTAATTTCTGTGTTGCAAGTTGTGGTGAAGCTGGCTTTTGCATCTGATGCTGTAGCTCAGAAGATGCTGACCAAGGATGTATTGAAATCTTTGAAATTATTGTGTGCCCACAAAACCACTGAG GTACAAAGATTAGCTTTGTTGGCAGTAGGTAATTTGGCCTTCTGTTTGGAGAATCGCCGTATTATGGTTACTTCTGAAAGCTTGTGCGAACTTCTAATGCGCTTGACGGCTGCACCTGAGGCCCGTGTGCATAAAGCTGCGGCTCGTGCTTTGGCGATTCTCG GGGAGAATGGACTCCTGCGACGTGCCATAAGGGGGAGACCAGTGCCAAAGCAAGGACTGCGCATACTTTCAATGGATGGTGGTGGTATGAAAGGTCTGGCAACTGTACAAATTCTTAAAGCAATTGAGAAGGGAACTGGAAAACAGATACATGAGTTGTTTGACCTCATATGCGGCACATCAACTGGTGGAATGCTTGCTGTTGCACTTGGCATTAAGCTAATGTCATTAGACAAATGTGAAGAAATATACAAAAATCTTG GAAAACATGTCTTTGCTGAACCTGCTCCAAAGGATAATGAAGCTGCAACTTGGAGAGAGAAGTTGGATCAGCTCTATAAAAGTTCGTCCCAGAGTTTTAGAGTTGTTGTACATGGATCTAAA CATAGTGCAGATCAGTTTGAGAGATTGTTGAAGGAAATGTGTGCCGATGAGGATGGGGATCTGTTAATAGACTCTGCAGTGAAAAACATTCCCAAAGTTTTTGTTGTATCAACTTTGGTGAGCGTGATGCCAGCTCAGCCTTTCCTATTCCGAAATTATCAG TATCCTGCGGGAACACTAGAAGTGCCTCCTGCAATTTCAGAGAGTTCTGGCATAACTGGACCACCTCCTGGATGTGCTGAAGGCTATAAGCGCAGTGCCTTTATAGGAACCTGTAAGCATCAAGTATGGCAAGCTATAAGAGCATCATCTGCTGCTCCGTATTATCTTGATGATTTCTCAGATG ATGTGAATCGTTGGCAAGATGGTGCAATAGTGGCAAACAATCCTACAATCTTTTCCATTAGAGAAGCACAACTTTTATGGCCAGACACAAAAATTGACTGCTTAGTTTCCATTGGCTGTGGTTCTGTTCCAACGAAG GTGCGAAAAGGTGGTTGGCGTTATCTAGATACTGGTCAGGTATTGATAGAAAGTGCATGCTCTGTGGAACGGGTGGAGGAAGCTTTGAGCACACTGCTACCCATGCTCCCTGGAATACAATATTTTCGGTTTAATCCAG TTGATGAACGCTGTGATATGGAACTGGATGAGACTGATCCTGCAGTCTGGATGAAATTGGAAGATGCAGTTGAGGAATATATTCAGAAAAATTCTCTTGTACTTAAGGATGCCTGTGAGAGACTACTTATGCCATTCCAACATGATGAGAAGTGGTCCGAGAATTTAAGATCTCAACATGTCCCTAAGTCAAAGGCATCAA GGGAAAAAGGCCCATCTCTAGGTTGGAGGCGTAATGTACTACTTGTTGAAGCTTCACATAGCCCCAATTCTGGTCGCACTCAGAACCATGCTCATGCACTTGAGTCATTTTGTGCTCGTAATGGAATACGATTATCGCTAATGCAAGGCATATCAGGATTTTTGAAAACAGTACCAGCAACAACATTCCCAACGCCATTTGCATCACCTTTATTTCCTCCAAGCATCCCATCAAGTCCACTTTTCTACAGTCCTGATTTTGGCCCACAGAGGGTTGGCCGAATCGATATGGTCCCACCTTTAAGCTTAGATGCGCAGTCTGGAAAAGGAGCTGTGTCACCACCTGAGTCTCCTTTAGGACCTAGACAGCTTTCTTTACCCGTCCAGTCATTGCACGAGAAGTTACAGAACTCGCCCCAAGTGGGCATTGTACATTTAGCCCTTCAAAATGACTCACTTGGCTCGATATTAAG TTGGCAGAATGATGTATTTGTGGTTGCTGAACCCGGAGAGCTTGCAGATAATTTTCTTCAGAGTGTGAAACTGAGTTTGATATCAGCAATGCGAAACCGCCGCAGGAAGGCTGATTCATCGTTCGCCAATATTTCAACTATTTCTGATTTGGTTGCATGTAGACCATACTTCCAACTTGGAGGCATCGTTCACCGTTATATGGGACGCCAAACTCAA GTTATGGACGACGGCCAAGAAATTGGAGCATATTTGTTTCGTAGAACTGTCCCTTCTATCCATTTAACACCCGATGATGTTCGCTGGATG GTCGGAGCTTGGAGAGATAGGATCATTGTTTGCACAGGGACATATGGACCTACGCCACCACTGATTAAAGCATTTTTAGACTCTGGCGCTAAAGCTGTTATAAGTTCTTTAGCTCAGCCCCCGGAAACACAGCTGACAGCACTCCACGGATCTGCAGAGTTCAGTGCTTTTGAAAACGGGAAGTTTGAGATTGGCGAGGAAGACGCTGAAGATGAAATCGAAGATGAGGAGGCTGAGCCTAGCAGTCCGCTGAGTGACTGGGAAGATAGTGAAAACGGGGACCCGTCTACAGGTTTTTGGGATGACGATGAGGAAGAGGTGTCGCAATTTGTTTGTCATTTATACGAGTCACTGTTTCGAGAGGGCGCGAGCGTGGATGCTGCTCTACGACAAGCTCTTGCCTCGCATCGGAAGTTGAGGTATTCATGCCATCTTCCCAGTGTACACTAG